One genomic window of Ziziphus jujuba cultivar Dongzao chromosome 4, ASM3175591v1 includes the following:
- the LOC107416905 gene encoding tricyclene synthase EBOS, chloroplastic: MALAHRFIIPSCSILSPRNEIQRFSVVHCLATTQTSNPTNNNPITRKSANYKPTIWTYDFVQSLKGHDMDEVLTDRANKLEEQVKSMISNEKTEFLTKLELIDDIQRLGLAYHFEQDIKKALHRCAFLVDKIERTEKNLHATALSFRLLRQHGFEVSQDIFKSFKDENGSFKETLCEDVKGMLSLYEASYLAFEGEDLLDEAKEFTIIHLKCLKDESENNLSKQVSHALELPLHHRMLRLEARWYIEEYSKRSDANQVLLEAAKLDFNRVQSVLQRDLKDMSRWWKGIGLADNLSFTRDRLMECFFWTVGMVYEPQFSNLRKGLTKVTSLITIIDDVYDVYGTLEELELFTDAVERWDVSAVNILPDYMKLCFLALYNTVNEMVYDILKEQGLNILPYLTKAWADLFKAFLKEAKWCHRKYTPTFEEYFDNAWMSISGVAILVHAYLLVDKSITKECLDCLENHHNLLRWPSIIFRLCNDLGTSSAEVERGETANSIVCNMRQTGNSEESAHKYLHNLIEETWKKMNKEIAECDSPFTKPFLDTVINLARISQCTYQYGDGHGAPDTRSKNRVLSLIINPI; the protein is encoded by the exons ATGGCACTAGCTCATCGCTTTATTATCCCTTCATGTTCCATTTTGTCACCCAGAAATGAAATACAAAGGTTTAGTGTTGTCCACTGCTTGGCCACCACACAAACTTCTAATCCAACCAATAACAACCCAATTACAAGAAAGTCAGCCAATTACAAGCCAACCATCTGGACTTATGATTTTGTGCAGTCCTTAAAGGGTCATGATATG GATGAAGTATTAACGGACAGAGCAAACAAGCTAGAGGAGCAAGTGAAGAGTATGATTAGTAATGAAAAAACCGAGTTTTTAACCAAACTTGAACTGATTGATGACATCCAACGGTTAGGCTTGGCTTATCACTTTGAGCAGGACATAAAGAAAGCCCTCCACAGATGTGCCTTTCTGGTAGATAAAATTGAGAGGACAGAGAAAAATCTTCATGCCACCGCGCTCAGCTTCCGGCTCCTCAGACAACATGGCTTTGAGGTCTCCCAAG ATATATTTAAGAGTTTCAAGGATGAGAATGGCAGTTTCAAGGAAACCCTTTGCGAGGATGTCAAAGGAATGCTGAGTCTCTATGAGGCTTCATATCTTGCTTTTGAAGGAGAAGATCTTTTGGATGAGGCCAAGGAATTCACAATTATTCATCTCAAGTGCCTAAAAGATGAATCTGAAAACAACCTTTCTAAACAAGTAAGTCATGCACTAGAGCTTCCCTTACATCATAGAATGCTGAGGCTAGAAGCCAGATGGTATATCGAGGAATATAGTAAGAGGTCAGATGCAAATCAAGTCCTACTCGAGGCTGCAAAACTGGATTTCAACAGGGTACAATCAGTACTCCAGAGAGATCTTAAAGACATGTCAAG gTGGTGGAAAGGTATTGGTTTGGCAGATAATTTGAGCTTCACAAGAGATAGATTGATGGAATGCTTCTTTTGGACTGTTGGAATGGTGTATGAACCTCAATTCAGCAATCTCCGAAAAGGGTTAACAAAAGTGACGTCTCTGATAACCATTATCGACGATGTCTATGATGTTTACGGTACTTTGGAAGAACTAGAGCTTTTTACAGATGCTGTGGAAAG ATGGGATGTCAGCGCGGTGAACATTCTTCCAGACTACATGAAGTTATGCTTCTTAGCTCTCTATAACACAGTCAATGAGATGGTTTATGACATTCTCAAGGAACAAGGGCTAAACATCCTTCCATACCTAACAAAAGCT TGGGCTGATTTGTTCAAAGCTTTCCTAAAAGAAGCAAAGTGGTGTCACAGAAAATACACACCCACTTTTGAGGAGTACTTTGACAATGCATGGATGTCAATATCAGGAGTAGCCATATTGGTTCATGCATATCTTTTAGTGGACAAAAGCATCACAAAAGAATGTCTTGACTGCTTAGAAAATCACCATAACCTCTTGCGTTGGCCATCCATCATATTCCGGCTTTGCAACGATTTAGGCACTTCATCG GCAGAAGTAGAGAGAGGTGAAACTGCAAACTCAATTGTGTGCAACATGCGTCAAACTGGTAACTCAGAGGAATCTGCTCataaatatttacataatttgATAGAAGAAACTTGGAAGAAGATGAACAAGGAAATAGCCGAGTGCGATTCTCCGTTTACAAAGCCATTTTTAGACACAGTGATTAACCTGGCTCGGATTTCCCAATGCACATATCAGTATGGTGATGGACATGGAGCTCCAGACACAAGATCCAAAAACAGAGTgttatctttaataataaatccCATTTAG